Proteins from a single region of Candidatus Bathyarchaeota archaeon:
- a CDS encoding ArsR family transcriptional regulator, translating to MGLKIQLIKNGKVVLDLPLSIEEWQPEIFQRELQNLEEDIHRIQTLHDVLSNETRIRMLCKLVRTLDCRFSELMADLGTNQKIISDGLRRMTKMYLVRRVEKHPRDVHYNPSPLGFASLATCLIMRRILDEIEQSMR from the coding sequence ATGGGATTAAAAATTCAACTCATAAAAAATGGTAAAGTAGTCCTAGATTTACCTCTAAGCATTGAGGAGTGGCAGCCAGAGATTTTTCAGCGTGAACTTCAAAACCTAGAAGAAGACATTCATCGTATTCAAACACTTCACGACGTACTCTCAAATGAAACAAGGATTCGAATGCTCTGCAAGCTTGTTCGAACTCTAGATTGTAGGTTCAGCGAATTGATGGCCGACCTGGGAACAAACCAGAAAATCATCAGTGATGGGCTCCGTAGAATGACTAAAATGTACCTAGTAAGAAGGGTTGAGAAACATCCCAGGGACGTGCATTACAATCCCTCTCCACTGGGGTTCGCAAGCCTCGCTACTTGCCTGATAATGCGTCGCATTTTGGATGAAATAGAACAAAGTATGAGGTGA
- a CDS encoding Lrp/AsnC ligand binding domain-containing protein translates to MLNVCVLLKVVPTKQEAILEKIKRIKGVRKAFYAYGRWDIVAFLELQDYKSIRVISGEINSIDGVRSTETLPEA, encoded by the coding sequence ATGCTGAATGTATGCGTCTTACTTAAAGTGGTCCCGACAAAACAGGAAGCAATTCTGGAAAAGATTAAACGGATTAAGGGCGTAAGAAAAGCCTTCTACGCATACGGAAGATGGGATATAGTTGCCTTCTTAGAATTACAGGACTACAAATCGATACGAGTTATTTCCGGAGAAATCAACTCAATCGATGGAGTAAGAAGCACAGAAACATTACCCGAGGCATAA
- a CDS encoding Lrp/AsnC ligand binding domain-containing protein yields MISACVLIRTERGKFAEVTERLKQFKEVKNVFAVLGRYDVVADLEAADFEALGNVVLRMGRIAGVVFTETLVEVQAKGD; encoded by the coding sequence ATGATATCTGCTTGCGTTTTAATACGAACCGAAAGGGGAAAATTCGCAGAAGTCACTGAACGGTTAAAGCAGTTTAAAGAGGTCAAAAATGTATTCGCAGTTCTGGGAAGGTATGATGTTGTAGCGGATCTGGAAGCGGCCGACTTCGAAGCCTTGGGCAATGTTGTGCTCAGGATGGGACGAATTGCTGGAGTTGTTTTCACTGAAACGCTCGTAGAGGTTCAAGCGAAGGGGGATTGA